A single genomic interval of Nitratidesulfovibrio sp. SRB-5 harbors:
- a CDS encoding ABC transporter permease has translation MTTAVLAQGFNWTRCRRKIANISTARGIAAIVVFTIVWELCTRLHVPIIGNVPAPSAVLAALGKQLVSAEYWLSWRDSCLRILSGFVLAQVLGIPLGLLMGMNRTAREIIYPVFEIMRPIPPLAWVPASVIFWPTSEMSMMFVVFLGGFFTVVLNIVGGARSIDIRYIRAAHSLGSSRSDIFWRVMLPATLPSIVVGMTVGMGITWAVVVAAEMIASRSGLGFLTWRAYVAGEYPLIVIGMMSIGIAGYMSSALIRFIGSRLTPWLRVF, from the coding sequence CAACTGGACCCGATGCCGCAGGAAGATCGCCAACATATCCACGGCGCGCGGCATCGCCGCCATTGTCGTGTTCACCATTGTCTGGGAACTGTGCACCCGGCTGCACGTGCCCATCATCGGCAACGTGCCCGCGCCCTCTGCGGTGCTGGCGGCACTGGGCAAGCAACTGGTCAGCGCCGAATACTGGCTGTCCTGGCGCGACAGCTGCCTGCGCATCCTGTCCGGCTTCGTGCTGGCCCAGGTGCTGGGCATTCCGCTGGGGCTGCTGATGGGCATGAACCGCACCGCGCGCGAGATCATCTACCCGGTGTTCGAGATCATGCGCCCCATCCCGCCGCTGGCCTGGGTGCCCGCATCGGTCATCTTCTGGCCCACGTCGGAAATGTCCATGATGTTCGTTGTGTTCCTGGGCGGGTTCTTCACCGTGGTGCTGAACATCGTGGGCGGCGCGCGCAGCATCGACATCCGCTACATACGCGCGGCCCATTCGCTGGGCTCGTCGCGCTCGGACATCTTCTGGCGGGTGATGCTGCCCGCCACCCTGCCCAGCATCGTGGTGGGCATGACCGTGGGCATGGGCATCACCTGGGCGGTGGTGGTGGCGGCAGAGATGATCGCCAGCCGTTCCGGCCTGGGGTTTCTGACGTGGCGCGCCTACGTGGCGGGCGAGTATCCGCTGATCGTCATCGGCATGATGAGCATCGGCATCGCGGGCTACATGTCGTCCGCACTGATCCGCTTCATCGGCAGCAGGCTTACGCCCTGGCTGCGGGTATTCTAG